One stretch of Schizosaccharomyces pombe strain 972h- genome assembly, chromosome: III DNA includes these proteins:
- a CDS encoding uncharacterized protein (Schizosaccharomyces pombe specific protein): MSTSYLCDENRKGENRKVEIQELVPYLYSVLLRGVPSRPVFDSRLKFAVKVPVYPKRPLYTTDTRTHYYLKNCFRILEWEIVSHVGGNELLINRRVIDVNNFFICQDANSGPFCTAWRFTH; encoded by the coding sequence ATGTCTACTTCTTATCTATGTGATGAAAACAGAAAAGGTGAAAATCGTAAAGTTGAAATACAAGAACTAGTTCCATACTTATATTCAGTCTTACTGAGAGGAGTTCCTTCACGCCCTGTATTTGACAGTCGCTTGAAGTTCGCTGTCAAAGTGCCTGTCTACCCCAAAAGGCCTTTGTACACAACAGACACTCGTACTCATTACTATTTGAAGAATTGCTTTCGAATTCTTGAATGGGAAATTGTTTCTCATGTGGGAGGGAACGAATTGTTGATAAATCGTAGAGTTATTGACgtgaataatttttttatatgcCAGGATGCAAACTCGGGCCCATTCTGTACTGCATGGAGATTTACTCATTaa